GTCCGTGCGCCCGCCGTCTTCGTGGATTTCGGCCGACACGTTCGCGAGCTTGTCGGCGTTGCGTCCGAGCAGCACGACGTGCGCGCCGAGCGACGCGAGCTCATGCGCGCAGCAGCGGCCGATGCCGCTGCCGCCGCCGGTGACGAGCGCGATCTTGCCGTCGAAGCTGCCCGCGCGAAGTTGTGAGCGATATCCCATGTGAATTTTCCGTCAGTCGAGAAACAGATCGTTCGGAAACGTCGTGGTGCCCGGCACGACCGCGTAGCGCGACAGGTCGGTGACGCCTGCGTCGGCGAGCACCTGTTCGTCGATGAGGAAGCGCCCCGTGTGCGTGCGCGCGTCGAGCGACAGCACGTGCGCGGCCGCGTCGGCGACGATCTCGGGCGTGCGGCAGATCGCGGGGGCAATGCCGGGAATCATCTGGAGCGCCGTCGTGCGGATCACCGTGCGCGGCCACAGCGCGTTGACCGCGATGCCGTGCGTGCGGAATTCCTCCGCGTGGCCGAGCACGCACAGGCTCATCCCGTATTTCGCGATCGTGTATGCGACGTGCGGCGCGAACCACTTCGGATCGAGATTCGGCGGCGGCGACAGCGTCAGCACGTGCGGGTTGCCGCCGCGCTGCGCGGACTGCTTCAGATAGGGCAGCGCCGCTTGCGTGCACGCGAACGTGCCGCGAACGTTGACGTCGAACATCAGGTCGAAGCGCTTCATCGGCGTGTTCGGCGTGTCGGTCAGGCTGATCGCGCTCGCGTTGTTGACGAGCGCATCGATGCCGCCGAAACGCTCGGCGGCGCGCGCGAACGCATCGGCGATCTGCGCCTCGTCGCGGATGTCGACCTGAAGCGGCAGGCATGCGCCGCCCGCCGCCTCGATCTCGGCCGCCGCGCTGTAGATCGTGCCGGGCAGCTTCGGATTCGCTTCCGCGGTCTTCGCGGCGATGACGACGTTCGCGCCGAGGCTCGCCACTCGCTTGCCGATCGCAAGCCCGATGCCGCGCGAAGCGCCGGTGATGAAAACGGTTTTTCCTTGCAGTGTGTTCATCGGGTGTCCCGAATGTCGCCGTTGCAATGTGCGCACATCGTAGCGCCGCGAATTTAATAAATCAATCAGTTGATTTATTTTGTCCGCATTCCTAGAATCGGCACGTATGCGGCCGGTTCCCGGCGCACCGACAGGAGACACCGATGCAGCGCGCGATCCCGAACCCGGCGTACTACCGACCGGAACATATCGAATTTCAGGATACGCTGCGCCGGTTCGTCGCGCAGGAGATCGCGCCGTACGTGAACGACTGGGACGAGGCGGGCGAGTTTCCGCGCGAACTGTACGAGAAGGCGGCGCGCATCGGCCTCATCGGCATCGGCTTTCCGGACGCTTACGGCGGCGTCGAGGACGTCGACATGTTTCATCGGCTGATCTGCTCGATCGAACTCGCGCGCTGCGGCGCGGGCGGCGTCGTCAGCTCGCTGATGTCGCACACGATCGGCGCGCCGCCGATCGTGCATGCGGGCAGCGACGAACTGAAGGCGCGCGTGCTGCCCGGCATTCTCGCGGGCCGCAAGATCTCGGCGCTCGCGATCACCGAGCCGGGCGGCGGCTCGGACGTCGCCGCGCTGCGCACGCGCGCGGTGCGCGACGGCGGCCATTACGTCGTGAGCGGCGCGAAAGTGTTCATCACGTCGGGCATCCGCGCCGACTACTACACGGTCGCGGTGCGCACCGATCCAAGCGCGCAGGGCGCGAAGGGTCTGTCGCTGCTGCTCGTCGAAGGCGACACGCCGGGCTTGTCGAAGACGCCGCTCGAGAAGATGGGCTGGTGGGCGTCCGATACCGCGCATCTGCGTTTCGACGATTGCCGCGTGCCGGCCGCGAATCTGATCGGCGCGGAAGGCGGCGGCTTTCCGCTCGTCATGCAGAACTTCAATCTCGAGCGCTTCAGCCTTGCCGCGTCGGCGCTCGGCTTCGCGGAAGTCTGCTACGAAGACGCGCTCGACTGGGCGCGGCAGCGCCGGACCTTCGGGCAGCGCATCGCCGATCACCAGGTGATCCGGCACAAGCTCGTCGACATGGCGATGCGCATCGATGCGACGCGCGCGTGGCTCGAACAATGCGCATGGCAGATCGATCATCTCGACAAGCGCGCGCCGACGCTCGTCGCGTCGATCTGCATGCTGAAGAATTTCGCGACGCAGACGATGCAGTTCTGCGCGGACGCCGCCGTGCAGATTCTGGGCGGCATGGGCTACATGCGCGGCACGCGGCCCGAGCGCATCTATCGCGAAGTGAAGGTCAACATGATCGGCGGCGGCGCGGAGGAAATCTTGAAGGATCTCGCGGCGCGGCAGCTCGAATATTAGGGCGGGGCGCTCGGGGAACGGGCGGCGCATGCGGGCGGATCGGCTTTCCAAGCGTTTGAAACTCGCCGATAATCGTTCGAATTTCCGGCTTCGCGGCGGCTTTGCGGCGGCGAATGCCGGTTCGAAACATCGCATTGTGATTCTATGAGCGCCATACCCCAGGCCACGCGCAAACGCGGGCGTCCCGTGAAGGGCGAGAGCGCGACGCTGCGCGACGAGCTGATCCTCAAGTCCGCGAAGCTGTTCCGCACGCAGGGATACGAACGAACGACGGTTCGCGACATCGCCGCGGCGGCGGGCGTGCAGGCGGGAAGCTGGTTCTACTACTTCAAGACGAAACAGGACATTCTCGTCGCGGTGATGGAGCAGGGGATGTTGAACGCGCTTGCGCGGATCGAGGCGCTCGACGTCGAGAACCAACCCGCGCGCGACGCGTTCCGCGCGCTCGTGCATACGCACCTGAAGACGCTGGTGTCTCCGGATCACGATTTCATTCCGGTGCTGCTGTACGAGTGGAAGTCGCTCGACGAAGCGATGCAGGCGAAGGTGCTGAAGCTGAAGGACCGCTACGAGGCGGTGTGGGACGGCGTGATCGAGCGCTTGCAGGCCGCCGGCGAGTGGCCCGCGCCGACGCCGATCGATCGGCTGCTGATGTTCGGCGCGCTGAACTGGGTCGCGCAATGGTACAAGCCGGACGGGCCGCTCGGCTTCGACGCGCTCGCCGATTATGCGGTGCAGTTCCTGTTGCGGCACGAGACGGCGCGGCCGCCCGCAGCGAAGAGGAAGCGGGAGGAAGGTCGCTCGACGTGATGGCGTGTCGCATCGGTTGATCGAGCGTCGCCTCGATCGACGGCCGCCGCGCGGCACGTATTGTTTCGAACGCGGCCATTTCAACGCGGCTTCTCGTTCAATCGGCTATTTCGACTGCGCGCTCCGGCGAACGCGCAGTGGCTCGATCGTCCGATGATTCCCTTGCGTGCATGGCCAGTCGCGCCATCATCGTTTTCCGTTTTTCACTCGACCGCGCGTCCGGTCGATCGAACCGGATCGTTCCATTGCCATTGGCTTTCGTCGCTGCATTCCGATGCGGTCGGCGCGATCCGCCGCGCGGATTTCCGGCTACCCGGCCTGCTCGACGCGCTGTTCGTCTCGCGAGTCTCCGTTCCAAATCCTCCATTCAGCTTCGGCCGTCGCGCAAAGCATCACGCCGGCGCGCCGGTTCGCCTATTCTTCAGACGTTAAGCGCGGCATCCCATCCGCCACGACGGAGGCGTCATGACGAAGACGGAACCTTGCGTGCTTGCGATCGATCTCGGGACGAGCGGCCCCAAGGCCGCCGTCGTGTCGCTCGACGGGCGAGTCGTCGCGGCGGCGCGCGCGGCCGTCGCGACGCTGCATGCGCCGGGCGGTGGCGCGGAACAGGACCCGCTCGAAGTCTGGCGCGCGGTCAGGCATGCGTGCAGCCTCGCGCTGCATGCGTCGGGCGTCGCGCCGCGCAGCGTGCTTGCGGTCGCATGCAGCAGCCAGTATTCGTCGATCGTGCCGATCGGCGCCGACGGCGCGCCCGTCGCGAACATGATGCTCTGGCTCGACCGGCGCGGCGCGCCGCACGCGATGCGCGACATGGCGAATTATCCGAAGCGGGCCGATTCGCTGCTTCGGCAATGGCACTGGCTGCGCGTGCATGGGCTGCCGCCTGTCGAAGGCGGGATTTCGCTCACGCACATGCGCTATCTGAAGTACGCGAAGCCCGACGTCTACGCGCGCACCGCGACGTTTCTCGAGCCGATGGACTATCTGAATCTGCGCTTCACGGGGCGCGCGTGCGCGAATCAGTGCACGGCGTTCATGTCGCTCGCGATCGACAACCGCAACCTGAACGCGACGCGCTACGATCCGCGGCTCGTCCATTACTCGCGCATCGACGCCGGCAAGCTGCCCGAGCTGCTGCCGGTCGACGCGATCGTCGGCCGCGTGCTGCCCGGCGTCGCGGACGAACTCGGCTTGCCGCGCGATACGCCGGTGGTCGCCGGGCTGAACGACACGCAAGCGGGCGGCATGGGCGCGCGCGCGTTCGCGGGCGAGCACGCGGCGCTGTCGATCGGCAGTTCGAGCGTGATGATCGCGCACGTGCGCTTCAAGCGAACCGACATCCGTCACGCGATTCTCAGCATGCCGAGTCCCGTGCCGGACACGTATTTCGTGATGGCGGAAAACGGCGTCGGCGGCGCGGCGTTGAAGCACTTCATCGAGCAGCAGGTCTACGCGGACGATCCGTTCGGCGCGCTGCCGCGCGACGATTGCTTCGCACGCCTGCAAACGGCGATCGACGCGACGCCGCCCGGCAGCGGCGGCGTGATGTTCATGCCATGGCTTGCCGGATCGCTCGCGCCGTACGCGGATGCGTCGATGCGCGGCGGCTTCGTCAACGTCGGGCTCGACGCGACGCGCAGCCATCTCGCGCGCGCGGTGCTCGAAGGCGTCGCGATGAATCTGCGCTGGCTGCGCGGCCCCGTCGAAGCGTTCGCGAAACGGCGCTTCTCGCACTTCGTGTTCTATGGCGGCGGCGCGGAATCGGATGCGTGGTCGCAGATCGTCGCGGACGTGTTGAACGCGCCGGTTCATCGGGTCGAGCAGCCGCAATACACGACGTGCGTCGGGACCGCGCTACTCGCGTTCCAGCGGCTCGGCTTGCTCGATTTCGACGAGTTCGGCGCACGCGTGCGGATTCGCAGCATCCATGAGCCGAATCGCGTGAACGCGGCGATCTACGCGGAGATGTCGGCGCAATTCGTCGAGGCGTTCAAGCGCAATCGGCCGATTTTCCATGCATTGCAGCGCGCTTAGGCAAACGAACCAATCGGCCGGCGGCGCGGCCCGTCGCCTGCGGCGCGCATGGCCGCTTCGCCGGCGGCGCGCGGCCGCCGATGCGCGATCGGACGTCGTTCAGCCGGGTGCGTAGCACACGAGCCAGTCCTTGACGTAATAGCACTTCCAGCTCGCGTTGATCGGCAGATTGAGCGAAGGAGGCGGCGGCGTGCCCGGCTTCGGCTTCGGATCGTTCGGGCCGCTGGCGCGGCTCGATTGATCGACGGACACCGGATACGGCACGTTCGCGAGAATGCCGCTGTATTGCTTGCCGAGCACGAATCCGACGGGCGTCAACAGCATGTAGGCGCCCGGATTGCCCGACGTTCCCGTCGACCAGACGGCCTGCCCCTTGTTGTAGACGACGAGATTGCCGTCGGGCTGCATCGCGACGCTGTCCGACGCGAAGCTCTTGTTCCACAGGTAATAGGTGACGTTGTTGAAGATCTGCAGCGACTGACGCCCGTTGAGCACCGGAAAATTCATGCCGAACGAATAGCCGACGACCGTACTGACCGCGCCGTCGTTCGGCGTGATGTGTGCGAACGGCCACACGAACGACGGGTAGCCGCCTTGAGGCGGATAGATCGCGACGACGCCGAAATCCTCGACGACCGCATACGAGCCCGGGGTCGGCGCGGGACCGGAATACCAGTTGCTCCAGACGACGTCGTTCCCGGAATAGAACACGAGCCTGCCGTCGGTCTGCATGACGAGCCGATCGCCTTTGCCCACGTAGAGCGCGCCTTCCGGCTTCGTGCCGAAGAGTTGCGACGCCGAGCTCGCGCCCCACGCCCGCGTCGGGAACTTGTAGTGGAAATAGAGTTTGCCGGTGGCCGCGTCGATGCCGAATGCGAAATTGCCGTTGTTCGACATCACGTATTGCCCGGCGACCAATGTGCCGCCCGACGGAATGATTGCTCCCGCCATTGCCGATATCGATGAAAACAGCATCAACAAGAAAGCCAATGCGTATTTTTTCATGACATGTCCCGATTGTTATTAGGATGTAAGTCGAAGAATAGCGTGATTGAATCGAACGTCCAGAAAATTTTTAAGCTGTTAATTAGGCAGCCTTAATTCGAACGGCAATGCGTGAGCCTGGAAAATTCGATCGGCATCGGCGAGTTTTCGCATGTCGATGCCGGCATCGCACAGGAGGACGTCATGGATCTCGAAGAAGGCATCAAGCAGCTTTATCCGTACGCCGCCGAATTCGGCGCGATGCATGGATTTCCGGAACACGGGATGCCGCGCGAGCGGCTGCTCGAGCAGCTGCGATCGATGGCCGTGCGTGAAGACCGCAAATGGGAGAACGGCCGCTGCTCGGGCACGATGTATTGCGGCGATCACGAACATTATGCGTTCCTGAACGAAGCGTACGGACTATTCAGTCACGTCAACGCGCTGCAGCGCGACCTGTGTCCGAGCATGAACCGGATGGAAAGCGAGATCGTCGCGATGACGGTCGCGCTGTTGCACGGCGAGGCGGTGACCGAGCACGACGCCGCGCATCGCGCATGCGGCGTGCTGAGCCTCGGCGGCACGGAGAGCATTCTGAATGCGACGCTCGCCTATCGCGAGAAAGCGCGCGCCGAGCGCGGGATCGTGCGGCCGCGGATGATCTGGCCCGCGTCCGCGCATCCGGCGTTTCGCAAGGCCGCCCATCTGTTCGGCTTCGACGTGATCGTCGCGCCGATCGATTCGCAGACGATGCGGGTCGATGTCGATTTCGTACGCGATGCGATCGACGCCGACACCGTGATGATCGTCGGCTCGGCGTGCAATTATCCGTACGGGACGATCGATCCGATCGCCGCGCTGTCGGACGTCGCGATCGACAAGCACGTGTGGCTGCACGTCGACGGCTGTCTCGGCGGCTGGATCCTGCCTTGGGGCGAAGCGCTTGGTTATCCTGACATTCCGGCTTTCGATTTCCGCTTGCCGGGCGTCACGTCGATCTCGGCCGACACGCACAAATACGGCTACGGACCGAAGGGCGGCTCGGTGCTCGCGTGGCGCGACGCGAGCTTTCGCCGCCATCAGTACTACCTGATGACCGACTGGGCGGGCGGCGTGTACGGCTCGCCCGGCCTGTCCGGCAGCCGCTCGGGCGGCCTGATCGCCGCGACGTGGGCGGCGCTGCGCAGCCTCGGGCGCGAAGGGTATCTGGCCCGCGCGCAGCCGATATTCGACACGGCGTTCGACATGCAGGCCGCCGTTCTTGCGATCCCGGAGCTGCGCGTGCTCGGCAAGCCGACGTTCTGCTTCGCATTCACGTCGGATGCGTTCGACATCTATCACGTGAACGACTGCATGCGGCGGCACGGCTGGCGCTTCAACGGGCTCCAGCATCCGGACGCGCTGCACCTGTGCGTGACCGGACCGCAGACGCAGCCGGGCGTCGTCGAGCGGTTTCGGGACGATCTCGGCGAAGCGGCCGAATATGCGAGACGCCACGCGAATGCGCGTCCGAAGTCGAGCGGCGTGTACGGCGGCGATTCGGCCGGGCTCGATTTGCGCGACGACGCTCAGGCGAGGGCGTTCTTCACGCAGGTGCTCGATCTGTTTACCGATTGCCCGCTCTAGATCAGGTCGCGCCGCGCGTCATGCGTCGTTCACGCGTCGTCGGTCGGCCCATCCCAGCCGTCGAGATATTTCGGCAGATCGTCGCGTACGTCGACGATCCGATGCCGATAAAACAGATGCATCGTCGGCCGCAGGCTGTCGGGCAGCTCGCCGCCCGCGGCGCGCGCGACGATCGCATTCGGCACGACGCGCATCCCGAGCCGGTTCGTGCCGAACATGGTCTCGCCGCATGCGGGGCAGAACGCGCGCGATAGTTGCCGGGTCGGATGCGCGAACGTCGCGATGACGCCTTCGACGACGGCGACCTGCTCGGCCGGCCACGCGGTCGCCGACAGCATCGACGCGCCGTAGAAATCCCGGCACGGCGAACAGTGGCAGTTGGCGCGTGCGGCCGGTTCGCCCGTCAGCTTCACGGCGACGGCGCCACACAGACATCGAATGGAACGCGTTGCGGTCATTTCGTCTCCAGCGGTGAGGGGGCGGTATAAGGCAGGGGCTTGTGCGCTTCGCTGTGAAGGACGCCCGAACGCCTATCGCGTGCGTTCGTCGCGGATTGGATCGCGTGGAGAAGGATCGCGCGAAGAGCGGACGGGACGGCGCCGGCGGCGCATCGCTGCGTCGCCGGCATCGTCCGCTCGACATCACCCGCTCGAAACACGCCGATACCGACGCCAGCCTCAGTCGAAATCGAACATATCGAACAGCGATTTCTTCTTCCGATACCCGCCGTGCTGCGACCGGTAATGCTCGTCGCGCTTGTGGCCGTCGTGTCGCCAGCGATCGCGACCGTCATGCTCGCCGCGCGCGGGCGGCGCGTCGCGGCCGACATCGCGCGCCGAATCGCGCCGTCGCTCATTCGCGTCGTCATCGGCCCGGGCGATCAGCTTGTCGAGTTCGCCGCGATCGAGCCATACGCCGCGGCACGTCGGGCAGTAGTCGATCTCGATCGATTGCCGTTCGGTCATCAGCAGATCGGGCGTCACGCAAACAGGGCATTTCATCGTTCCACTCCTTTCGAGGGCGCGCGGACGAGCCGCGCTTCGTTTCCCGTCGCGACCCGGCCGAACCGGGGCGCGCGACGTTTCGCATCGCGCGGCCCGAACGAGCCGAACCGCGCAACCGTTCACATCACATCGCATCGCGCCGCGGCGCGTCACTCCGCGGCGATTCGCTTCGCATGTTTCGCCTTCGCGCGCCGCGCCAGCATGTTCATCCCTTCGACGAACGCGGAGAACGCCATCGCCGCATAGATGTAGCCCTTCGGCACGTGCGAGCCGAAGCCTTCCGCGATCAGCGTCATGCCGATCACCATCAGGAAGCTCAGCGCGAGCATCACGATCGTCGGATTGCGGTCGATGAAGCGCGACAGCGGACCGGCCGCGAACAGCATCGCCGTGACGGCCGCGATCACCGCGACGAACATGATCGGGATGTGGGTCGTCATGCCGACCGCGGTGACGATGCTGTCGATCGAGAACACGATGTCGAGCACGAGGATCTGGCTGACGGCGGCCCACATCGTCAGGCCGACGGCGTTCGTCGAGCCGGCTTCGTGCGCGCCGTCACGCGACACGTGGTGGTGCATCTCCTTCGTCGCTTTCCAGACGAGGAACAGGCCGCCCGAAATCAGGATCAGATCGCGCCACGAGAACGCATGGTCGAACAGCGTGAACACCGGTTCGGTGAGCCGCGCGATCCACGCGACCGTGCCGAGCAGCGCGAGACGGAGAATCAGCGCGAGGCCGATGCCGAGGCGCTGCGTGCGCGCGCGCTGCGCTTCCGGCAGCTTGTTGCTCAGGATCGAGATGAAGATCAGGTTGTCGATGCCGAGCACGATTTCCATCGCGACGAGCGTCACGAGCGCGGCCCAGACGGCGGGATCGGCGGCGAGGGTCAGCAGGTAGTCCATGATTGTTGTCGGATCGGGTCGTCAATCGAATGTCGAAGCCATGATGATCGGCGTTTTCGTGTTTCGTAAAAACCAGTAGAAATCTGATTTATAGTTCGGTTTTTACGAAGTTTCGATGACAACGCAAGAGGGCGCGATGCTGAACTTTCGCCATCTGTATTACTTCTGGGTCGTCGTGAAGGAAGGCGGCTTCGCCCGCGCGGCCGAGCGGCTCGACATGGCGGTGCAGACGATCAGCGCGCAGGTGCGCGAGCTGGAAAAATCGATCGGGCACCAGTTGCTGAAGCCGGCAGGGCGCGGCGTGACGATGACGGACGCGGGGCAGGCCGCGTTCGCGCGCGCCGAGGAGATTTTCCGGATCGGGCAGCTCATCGAGGACGAGGTGCGCGAAGCGGCGCGCGGCGAGGGGGCGCGGCTCGCGGTCGGGCTCACCGACGGCATCTCGAAGCTCACCGCGCACGCGGTGCTCGAGCCCGCGCTCGCGGCGCCGTCGCTGCGGCTGCTTTGTCACGACGGCGAGTACGAGGAGCTGCTCGCCGAGCTCGCGCTGCATCGCCTCGATCTCGTGCTCGCGGGCGAGCCGGCGCCGCGCCGCGCGAACCTGCGGCTCGCGAGCGAGCGGATCGTTGCGTCGCCCGTCGACTGGCACGGGCCGACGGCGATCGTGTCGCCGGCGGCGCGCGGCCGCTTTCCGCAGTGCCTGGCCGACTTGCCGGTGCTGCTGCCGACCGCGCATGCGGCGCTGCGCTCGCGGCTCGACCGCTGGTTCGACGCGCACGGCATTCGGCCGCGGATCGTCGGCGAGTTCGAGGACAGCGCGCTGATGGCCGTGTTCGCCGCGCGCGGCCTCGGCGTGTTTCCGCTGAGCGAGCCGGGCGCGGGCGACGTCGCGCTGCTGCGCGGGTTGCGGCGGCTCGGGCGCGCGGAAGGCGTGACGGAGGAGATCTATGCGATCCGGTCGCATCGCGGGCAGCATCATCCGCTGGTGGCGCAGGTGCTGGCCGCGGCGGAGCGGGGCTGAGCCGCACGCGCTCGCCGGAGCCGCGGCGTCAGCCTGCCGGCCGCGCGACGCGATGAAACGAGCGGCCGAAATAGATGAGGCCGTCGCCGTCGTCGCGCACGCGGATGGCGGTCGCTTCGACGAACATCACCGCATGCGAGCCGACCTCCTTCGATTCGACGATCACGCCCTGCAGGCTCGCGAGCGCGTCGCGCAGCACCGGCACGCCGTGCGCGCCTTCGTCCCATAAAGGCAGGCTGAAGCGCGCGTCCATCGGCAGGCCGGTGAAGCCCGCGAAATGGCGCGCGAGCAGTTCGTGCTCGCTCGGCAGCACGTTGACGCACACGTTGCGATTGCGCGCGAACGCCGCGTGCATCGCACTCGACCGGTTGACGCAGACGAGAACCGTCGGCGGCGCGTCCGTCACCGAGCACACGGCGCTCGCGGTGATGCCGCAACGGCCGTGCGGCCCCGCGGTGGTCACGATGTTCACCGCCGCGCCGAGATGCGCCATCGCCTGACGGAACTGCCGGCGCGCGTCGTCGGCGTCGATGGCGGCGCTTACTGCCGGTGCGTTCGAAAGGCCTGACATGTTGTCTCCTGCGATGGATGGGCGAAGCGGAAAACGTCGAAGCGCGGATCTCGTTGCGATCGTTCGCCGGCCGGATGAACGAAGCGTACGGCACGCCGCATCGGAAGAAAATTCGCGCGATTGACACGCGCGCTGGCGTTGCCGCCACGTGCGCTAAAGATTTCACCTAGTCGCGCGGGGATTGTCGGCAAGCACGTCCGTATCGGCGAAGCAAGGGGTTTTCATCAAGAATTGCGCTGGTTATGATGTGTTTCGTCGAGAACGTTGACGGTCGTCACGGTCGTCGCGAAACACACGAAACACACGGAAGACGCTGCACCGCGCGCAGTCGATACCCGTCCCCTTTCCGCGCACAGAGGCAGTCATGACATCACCCGCTCCGATCGTATATATCGTCGACGACGACAGCGGGATGCGCACATCGTTGTCGTGGCTGCTCGAATCGGTCGGCGCGAAGTCGGAGGGCTTTGCGAGCGCGGCCGATTTCCTCGCGCACTTCGATCCCGACGTTCCCGCGTGCCTCGTGCTCGACGTGCGCATGCCCGAAAGCAGCGGCTTCGACGTGCAGGCCGAGCTCAACGCGCGCGGCGCGACGCTGCCGATCATCTTCGTCAGCGGGCACGGCGACATTCCGATGTCGGTGCGCGCGCTGCAGAACGGCGCGATCGATTTCGTCGAGAAGCCGTACAACTCGCAGCAGATGCTCGAGCGCGTGCAGCGTGCGATAAAGCTCGCGACGCAGCGCCATGCGGCCGACTGCAGGCGGCGCGAGCTGCGCCGGCGCATCGATGCGCTGACGGCGCGCGAGAAGGAGGTGCTGCGCGGCGTCGTCGACGGCAAGGGCAGCAAGCAGATCGCGTCCGATCTGTCGATCAGCGTGAAGACGGTCGACGTGCATCGCGCGAGCATCAAGGAAAAGCTCGGCGCGACGTCGATCGCGGCGCTCGTGCGCGACGTGATCGGCGTGTGGGACGCCGCCGCGCCGCCGCGCCGCTGAGCGGGCCGTCGGCCGCGTTCGCGCGATGCCGGCAGCCGCCGCGCGGCCGGCCGGCGATGCGCATCGTCACGTCGACGACGGCCGCTCGAGCGGGATGCTCAAGTCGTGTCTGAACAGGTTCTCCGGGTCGTATCGATTCTTGATCGAGATGAGACGATCCAGATTCTTGCCGTAGTAGCTGTCGAACAGATTGCGGCCGTGCGCCCATTCGTCCAGATCGTCGTCGCCGATATAGCCGCCGACCGTGAAGGGATGGAACAGTTCGTAGCACTCGTCGAGCCAGGCCAGACGGTTGACGCCTTGTTTGGCGGCGACGGATGCGGCCCGCAGGCTTTTTCCTTCGCTTTCGATCCAGACCGACATGCCCATCAGGAGCGGGCAACCGCGCGCCTTGATCGACGCGCTTTCGGCGTCGGATGCGTTGTGCCTGGGGTCGAGGCTCAGAATCTGAAAGCGCGCCCCGCGCTTGTTCTGCCTCGCGGCGATGTCGGCGAGCCGTTCGATCGCCTCGTCGGGCAGCCCGTCCTTCATGAAGCCGGCCTTGATCTTCATGAATCGCAAATGCTCGTCCCGCTCGCGCCGGATCTTGGTCAAGTCGTCGTACCACGGCGCGGAAGTCTGGGTGAGGCCGATGTTCTTGACGATGTCGATGTAGTCGATCTTCAGGATCTCGATCTTGTCGGAATCGTCGAATTCGGTTTCGATCTCCCGGATCAGCGCGGCGAGCTCGTCGCTGTTGCGCGCGACGATCGTTCCGGTGATTTCGAGAAATCCCTGCCAGCCGACGATCATCGTCGTGAAATTCTCTTTGGATTGCAGACTGAAGTTCTGCATTCTCTTGAACACGGCGGGAAAGTCGATCTTGTCGAGCGCGTAGTCGAACGTGAATTTCGCCGCGTGCGCGGGCGCGTCGCTCAGCCGGAAGCGGTAGCGGGTGACGATGCCGAACGATCCCGTGCCCGATCCCTTGAGCGCCCACAGCAGATCGGCATGTTGCGACGCGTTCGCCACGACGACGGTTCCGTCGGCGAGAACCACTTCGGCTTCGATGATCCGGTCGGTCATGTTGCCGTAGCCCTTCGCGAACATGCCGTATCCGCCGCAACTTGCCTGGCCTCCGATGCCGACACTGACGCAGATGCCGGTCGGCAGCATTTTCC
This genomic stretch from Burkholderia oklahomensis C6786 harbors:
- a CDS encoding TetR/AcrR family transcriptional regulator — protein: MSAIPQATRKRGRPVKGESATLRDELILKSAKLFRTQGYERTTVRDIAAAAGVQAGSWFYYFKTKQDILVAVMEQGMLNALARIEALDVENQPARDAFRALVHTHLKTLVSPDHDFIPVLLYEWKSLDEAMQAKVLKLKDRYEAVWDGVIERLQAAGEWPAPTPIDRLLMFGALNWVAQWYKPDGPLGFDALADYAVQFLLRHETARPPAAKRKREEGRST
- a CDS encoding acyl-CoA dehydrogenase family protein; the protein is MQRAIPNPAYYRPEHIEFQDTLRRFVAQEIAPYVNDWDEAGEFPRELYEKAARIGLIGIGFPDAYGGVEDVDMFHRLICSIELARCGAGGVVSSLMSHTIGAPPIVHAGSDELKARVLPGILAGRKISALAITEPGGGSDVAALRTRAVRDGGHYVVSGAKVFITSGIRADYYTVAVRTDPSAQGAKGLSLLLVEGDTPGLSKTPLEKMGWWASDTAHLRFDDCRVPAANLIGAEGGGFPLVMQNFNLERFSLAASALGFAEVCYEDALDWARQRRTFGQRIADHQVIRHKLVDMAMRIDATRAWLEQCAWQIDHLDKRAPTLVASICMLKNFATQTMQFCADAAVQILGGMGYMRGTRPERIYREVKVNMIGGGAEEILKDLAARQLEY
- a CDS encoding pyridoxal phosphate-dependent decarboxylase family protein; translated protein: MDLEEGIKQLYPYAAEFGAMHGFPEHGMPRERLLEQLRSMAVREDRKWENGRCSGTMYCGDHEHYAFLNEAYGLFSHVNALQRDLCPSMNRMESEIVAMTVALLHGEAVTEHDAAHRACGVLSLGGTESILNATLAYREKARAERGIVRPRMIWPASAHPAFRKAAHLFGFDVIVAPIDSQTMRVDVDFVRDAIDADTVMIVGSACNYPYGTIDPIAALSDVAIDKHVWLHVDGCLGGWILPWGEALGYPDIPAFDFRLPGVTSISADTHKYGYGPKGGSVLAWRDASFRRHQYYLMTDWAGGVYGSPGLSGSRSGGLIAATWAALRSLGREGYLARAQPIFDTAFDMQAAVLAIPELRVLGKPTFCFAFTSDAFDIYHVNDCMRRHGWRFNGLQHPDALHLCVTGPQTQPGVVERFRDDLGEAAEYARRHANARPKSSGVYGGDSAGLDLRDDAQARAFFTQVLDLFTDCPL
- a CDS encoding membrane protein, producing MKKYALAFLLMLFSSISAMAGAIIPSGGTLVAGQYVMSNNGNFAFGIDAATGKLYFHYKFPTRAWGASSASQLFGTKPEGALYVGKGDRLVMQTDGRLVFYSGNDVVWSNWYSGPAPTPGSYAVVEDFGVVAIYPPQGGYPSFVWPFAHITPNDGAVSTVVGYSFGMNFPVLNGRQSLQIFNNVTYYLWNKSFASDSVAMQPDGNLVVYNKGQAVWSTGTSGNPGAYMLLTPVGFVLGKQYSGILANVPYPVSVDQSSRASGPNDPKPKPGTPPPPSLNLPINASWKCYYVKDWLVCYAPG
- a CDS encoding SDR family oxidoreductase is translated as MNTLQGKTVFITGASRGIGLAIGKRVASLGANVVIAAKTAEANPKLPGTIYSAAAEIEAAGGACLPLQVDIRDEAQIADAFARAAERFGGIDALVNNASAISLTDTPNTPMKRFDLMFDVNVRGTFACTQAALPYLKQSAQRGGNPHVLTLSPPPNLDPKWFAPHVAYTIAKYGMSLCVLGHAEEFRTHGIAVNALWPRTVIRTTALQMIPGIAPAICRTPEIVADAAAHVLSLDARTHTGRFLIDEQVLADAGVTDLSRYAVVPGTTTFPNDLFLD
- a CDS encoding xylulokinase codes for the protein MTKTEPCVLAIDLGTSGPKAAVVSLDGRVVAAARAAVATLHAPGGGAEQDPLEVWRAVRHACSLALHASGVAPRSVLAVACSSQYSSIVPIGADGAPVANMMLWLDRRGAPHAMRDMANYPKRADSLLRQWHWLRVHGLPPVEGGISLTHMRYLKYAKPDVYARTATFLEPMDYLNLRFTGRACANQCTAFMSLAIDNRNLNATRYDPRLVHYSRIDAGKLPELLPVDAIVGRVLPGVADELGLPRDTPVVAGLNDTQAGGMGARAFAGEHAALSIGSSSVMIAHVRFKRTDIRHAILSMPSPVPDTYFVMAENGVGGAALKHFIEQQVYADDPFGALPRDDCFARLQTAIDATPPGSGGVMFMPWLAGSLAPYADASMRGGFVNVGLDATRSHLARAVLEGVAMNLRWLRGPVEAFAKRRFSHFVFYGGGAESDAWSQIVADVLNAPVHRVEQPQYTTCVGTALLAFQRLGLLDFDEFGARVRIRSIHEPNRVNAAIYAEMSAQFVEAFKRNRPIFHALQRA